The following DNA comes from Rhodanobacter sp. AS-Z3.
CGGCGAATTACCAAGGCATGGCGACGCCATCACCCGACCCAACCGCCGCGATGTCGAGCGTATCTGTGGAGGCGCAGGCCACCAGGCTACGTTTGGCAGACTCCTGTTTGAAGGAACTGAGCCGCTTGTCGTTGACGGACGGCGATCGGGAGTGCAGCAGCTAGCTGATGAAACGCAAGCAACGTTGCCCTCGGGCGGTCTCGTGCCGTAGGACAGCTTGCGGCAGAACGTCACAGGCATGACGTGGTTGGGTTCGCGAGATTCAGCACATTGACGTGCTGAAAAGGGCGCTCATGCTGCCTGCCAGCATTTGGAAAAGCTCGAACGGCCGGCCTGATGCATGGCGTTGCACGTCGGAAAACTTCGGCGCCAGCCCATGTTGTGCTGGCGCGATATCTCATCACCAGCACAGGTTTCTGGCGCCGATCCCACGCGCAAATCTGGCGCGTCTTGACCAACGTCATGTACGACCCTGCGTGCTGTTCCTAAGCTTGCCGCAGTGCTGATTCCCTCGCTGCATTGCCTTTCACGGCAATGCAACCGAAAGACACGCAGATGACCGAGTCGGAGCATCATGGGCAACGTTCAACTCAGCTACAGCACGTTTGGTCTGACCCAGCTGGATTTTCTCGCGGCCATCGACGCCGTTGGCGCCGCGGGTTACGAAGGTGTCGAAATCTCGTTCCATCGTGATCAGTTCAATCCGTTCAATATCGATGACGCTTATCTGGCACAAGTGAAGCAGCGCCTGGCGTTGGCGGGCGTGCAGCCGGCCTGCGTGGCCACCGCGTCGCACTTCTTCGATCCGCTGCGACCGCACGAGCCGTCGTTGATGGATATCGATTTGGCGGGACGCAAACGGCGCATCGATCTGGTCAAGCGCGGCATCCATGTGGCGCGTCAGCTGGATGCGCCGCTGGTCACGTTCGGCAGCGGCTTTATTCGTGCGGAACACGTCGCGCATCCGTCAATCGATGCGCATGCGTTGCTGGTGGAGAGCATTCGCGAGTGTCTGGCCGAAATTCGCCCGGGCGAAGACATTACGCTGTTGATCGAACCCGAACCGGGCATGTTGGTCGAGACGATCGAGGATGGCCTGGCCCTGATTGAAGCCGTCGGCTCAAAGCACTTTCGCCTGCATGTCGACCTGTGCCACGCCTATTGTTCCGAGCCTGACTACATCGCCGAACTGGCGCGCGCGGCGCCGATGACGCGTTATCTGCACATCTCCGACACGCGGCAGGGTTACAACCTGAAGATCGTCGCTGATGCCGCGCAGCTGGCATTCGACATGAAGCACGCCAGCACGTTGGTCTACTTTCCTGACAACGCTGATTTTTTGCTGCTGGACCCAGCGCATCCGTCGTACTTCAGCGACATGCCGCCCACGGCGGAACGCGCGCGTCGCATTGACCTGCTGCTGGCCCGTGCCGGCGTGACTGGCCCGGCTAAACGCGTGGACTACGGCAGCCTGTATGCCGGCAGCTCGGCGCTGGATGATGAGATCTTCACCTATCTGATTTCCGTTCCCGGCCTGAGCTTCGATGTGCTGGAGCGTGCCCGCCCGATCATTGGCTATCTGCGCGGCGCGCAGCAACCGCCACTGGTCCACGGGATGGTCGCCAACACGCTGACCGGCGTGGTGCACTTTCACGAAATTCCCGGTGAGGGAACGCTGGACTTCGCGGCCAGCTTCAAGGCGCTCACCACGCATGGCTTCTCCGGTTATGGCTCGGTCGAGCTGTATCACCATGTGGCGGAGTGGAAGCAGGCGTTGGCCGGCAGCTATCTCCATCTGGCCGGCTTGGTGGCGGATAGCGCAAGGGACGCGGCATGAAAAGTGCGACCACGGTGCTGGCGATGGCCGAGATTCAGGCGTTGGGCTGGCAAGCACGTTGGGTCGGTGAGCTTGATCATGGCTTGCTGCGCGCACCCAGCGTCAAACTAAGGTCGGCTCGCTGCGGCCGGAAGGGCGACGTGGTCTATGGCGTGGATCTGCGCGTGTGTCGCCCGAACGCAGATCAGTACCTGAGCACGACGGCACTGCATTCACTGGAACATGTGCTGCTGGAGGGCTTGCAGCGGCATCTTCCCGAGCACTTCATCTCGGTGGGTGTGATGGGCTGCCAGACCGGTTTCTATCTGGTCTTCCTCAATGAGGGCCGCGCCGAGGTGTTGTGCGACGTGCTGGCGGAAATTTTCGCCGAACTGCTCGACGCCACCGAGGTGCCCTACCAGCACAGCGAGCAGTGCGGCAATTATCGCAATCACGATCTGCGCCAGGCGCAAGACGTGGCGCGGCGCATTTTGCAGGCCAGGGCGCGATGGCTGGAGGCGACATGAGCACGCTGGCCCGTTGGCAGGTCAGTCACCAGCGTTCGATCAGCTACGACATCATCGCGACCAGCGCACTGCTGGATCCGGCCAACAGCAGTCTGCTGGCCGCCGGTCGGGTCGATGGCGGGCGTCGTTTCGTGGTCGTTGATGAGCAGGTCGCCGGCTACCACGGTGCCGCACTGGAATCCTACTTCGCGCAGCACGGAATCGACGCGCGGATCGTCCATTTTTCCGGCGGCGAGGCGGCCAAGACCGTCGATGCCTATCTGCAGCTGGTGCGTGAGCTGGACGACTTTCCGATTCACCGCCGTGATGAACCGATCATCGCCATCGGCGGCGGCGTGTTGACCGATGTGGTGGGCTTCGTGGCGGGCAGCTACCGTCGTGGCGTGCCGCATATCAAGGTGCCGACCACGTTGATGGGTTACGTCGATGCGGCGGTGGGGATCAAGACCGGGATCAACTTCAACGGCCGCAAGAATCGTCTGGGCAGCTTCGAGCCGCCGCTGCAGGTACTGCTGGATCGCAGCTTCCTGACCACGCTGCCACTGCGGCACATGCTCAATGGCATGTGCGAGATCCTCAAGCTGGCGGTGATCAAGGACGCCGCGTTGTTCGCGCAACTCGAACACCATGGTGCCGCCAGCATCGCCAACGCGTTTCAGGATGGCGACGGTGGCGTGATGCTGGATCGCTCGATCAGCGGCATGCTGGAAGAGCTGCAGCCCAACCTGTTCGAGGATGTATTGGCGCGCAGCGTCGACTTCGGCCATACCTTCAGCTACGGCCTCGAAGCGCATTACACGGAACATCTGTTGCACGGCGAAGCGGTGCTGCTGGATATCGCCGTTTCCGTACTGATTGCTCGCCAGCGCGGCTTGCTCGACGCGGCTGCCTGCGAGCGCGTGTTCACGCTGATCGGGACGTTGGGCATCGTGCCGCTGGTGGAATTGCTGGATATCGACTTGATGTGGAACGCGCTGCTGGATCGCGTCGAACATCGCAATGGTTCACAGCACGTGCCGCTGCCCGATGGCATCGGTCGCTGCGTTTTCGTCAACGACATTACCGCGGCCGAGCTCAGCTCGGCCATTACCCTGCTGCGCGATCGGACAACCAGGAAAAATGAACCAGTTCTCGAATGCTGACGCCCAGGAAATTGCCAAGTTTGACCGCGTCTCGAAGCTTTGGTGGGACGCACAAGGCAAGATGGGCATGTTGCACACGATCAATCCGTTGCGCCGCAACTTCATCACCGATCAGATCACCACCACGCAACCGCGGATCGTCGACGTCGGCTGCGGCGGCGGCATTCTGGCCGAAGCGTTGTCACTTGCCGGCGCCCAAGTCACGGGTATCGACCTGTCCGATCTTTCGCTGCAGGTGGCGCGCCAACACGCCCACGAGCAGGGCTTGAATATCGACTACCGCTATCAGAACGCCGAGCAACTGGCAAAGGAGCAGCCCGGCAGCTTTGACGTGGTCACCTGCATGGAGATGCTCGAACACGTGCCCGATCCGTCGCAGGTGATTGCGGCGTGTGCGCGACTGCTCAAGCCCGGCGGTCGGGCGGTGTTCTCGACCATCAATCGCACGCCCAAGGCGTTCCTGTTTGCCATTGTCGGTGGTGAATACGTGTTGCGCCTGCTGCCGCGAGGCACGCACAGCTATCGCAAGTTGATTCGCCCGCTCGAACTGCGCGCGTGGGCAGCTGCGGCGGGGTTGGATTTTCTGGAAATTGCCAGCCTGATGTACAACCCGCTGAGCCGTCGCTTCCATGTCGATGCCGGCCGTGAGGATGTCAACTACATGGCTGCCTTCATCAAGCGCGGCGAGCACTGATGCGTCGTTTCCTGGCGCTGTCCCGTTCCGCCCACGGCATGCTCGATGTGGCTTTGCCCGGCTTCGCGGCGCTGCTGTGGCTGGGCAGCTTTCCGGCGTGGCCGGTGCTGTTGCTGTCGCTGGCTACGGCGGCGGCCGGCTATACCGCCATCTACGCGTTGAATGATCTGCTCGGGGTCAAGACCGATCAGGAAAAATTCGCCGGCGCCGGCATCAACTCGGGCTACTCGGTGGAGGCTAGCCAGCTGCGTTATCCGCTGGCGCAGAAACTGCTGAGCATGCGCAGTGCGCTGGCGTGGTTCGGCTGCTGGTATGTGCTGGCATTAGTGGGTGCGTATCTGCTCAATCCGCCACTGGTGATCATCGTGCTGGCCGCGGCCGTGCTGGAAGTGGCTTACTGTCAGCTGCTGAAGGTGACCTATTGGCGCACCCTGGTCAGCGGACTGGTGAAGTCCTGCGGCCCGCTCGCTGCGGTGTTCGTGGTTCAGCACGATCCCTCACTGCCGCTGCTGGGCGTGATGCTGGCGTGGATCGTGTTGTGGGAAATCGGCGGCCAGAATATTCCGGCGGACTGGAACGACATTGAAGAGGATCGTCGGGTCGGCGCACGCACGATTCCGCTGGCCATCGGTACGCGTGCGTCGGGTTACCTGGTGCTCATCACGCTGGGCTTGTCCGTGCTGGCCAGCCTGTGGCTGCCACTGATGTCGCCGCGTCCGTTGGGCCTGGCGTATTTGTTGCCGAGCGCGCTGGCCGGTGGGTTCCTGCTGCTGTGGCCTGCATGGCGTTTGCATTGTTCCAGTGACAGCCGTGACGCCGCCGCATTGTTCGATCGCGCAAGCTACTACCCGCTGGTGCAACTGGCCTTGATCACCGTGTTCGTGATCGTGCAGCGCCCCGGCTAAGCAAGCATCGATGCCGAAGGGCGCGTTGTGTCGGCGTCTTCGCTGCAGCAGTTGCAGTCGATCCGTTATCGTGGGCGCTAAATCGAGACAGGACACAAGCACATCATGATTGACCTGGCCGTCTTGCATGGCATCGTTGGTGAGCAACACGTATTGACCGGTGATGCGGCGGCGCCTTATCTGTCGGACTGGCGCGGCCGCTATATCGGCGCTGCCCTGGCGGTGGTGCGCCCCGGCTCGACCGCCGAGTTCGCCGCGCTGGTGCGTCTGTGTGCCGACGCCGGCGTGCCGGTGGTACCACAAGGCGGCAATACCGGATTGTGTGGCGGCGCCACGCCGGATGCGTCAGGTCGCGCCGTGCTGCTTTCCACGCAACGGCTGAATCGCATTCGCGCTATCGATCGAGACAACGACACCATGGATGTCGAGGCCGGCTGTGTGCTGCAAGAAGTGCAGCAAGCCGCGCATGAGGTTGGCCGGCTGTTTCCGCTGAGCCTGGGCTCGGAAGGCAGCTGCACGGTGGGTGGGAATCTGGCGACCAATGCCGGCGGCACCCAGGTGCTGCGCTACGGCACCATGCGCGAACTCACCCTCGGCCTTGAAGTGGTGACGGCGCAAGGCGACATCTGGCATGGCCTGCGCGGACTGCGCAAGGACAACACCGGCTACGACTTGCGCGATCTGTACATCGGCAGCGAAGGCACGCTGGGCATCATCACTGCCGCCACGCTGAAGCTGTATCCGCTGCCGGTGGCACGCTGCACGGCGCTGCTGGCGCTGTCCTCGATCGAGGATGCGATTCGTACCTTGACGCTAGCCCGCCAGGGTTTCGGTGCGTCGCTGACCGGCTTCGAGTTGATGGCCGGTAACTGCCTGCAAGCGGTGCAGCGCTGCTTTCCCGCACAGCAACTGCCGTTCGACGCGGTGAGTGCCGCGTTGCCCTGGTTTGCGTTGCTGGAGTTGTCCGATAGCGAAAGTGAGGCGCGTGCGCGCGAACGTTTCGAGACCGTGTTGGGCGAGGCGATCGAGGCTGGCTGTGTCCGCGATGCGGTGATTGCCGGCTCGCTCGCACAAAGTCGCGCGTTGTGGCATCTGCGCGAAAGCATTCCGTTGGCCGAGCGCGAACTGGGCAAGTGCATCAAGCACGACATCTCGATTCCGGTGTCGCGCATGGCTGCGTTCGTGCGCGATACCAACCAGGCCTTGCAGCAGGCGTTTCCCGGCGTGCAGCACGTGATCTTCGGTCACCTGGGGGATGGCAACCTGCATTACAACGTGGCCCATGGCGAGCATGGCAGCGAGAGTGATTTGCTGGCCCGGCAGGATGCCGTGTTCGAAGTGGTGCACGACCGCGTCCATGCAGTGGGTGGTTCGATCAGTGCCGAACACGGCGTGGGCCAGCTCAAGCGCGATGCACTGTCGCGCTACAAGGACCCGGTGGAACTTGCGTTGATGCATCGCGTCAAGCGTGCGCTGGACCCGTTGGGCATCATGAATCCGGATCGGGTGTTGCCGCCAGCGGCAATCTGAATAGCGTCGCGGTGGCGGTGTGGGCGGCGTTTGCTGGAGCTTCCGTATGCAGCAACTGGACCGCAAGATCTTGTCGGCGAGCGTGACAAGATGGGGCGACATAGACCTTTGGCAGGGGCAGCCACATCGGCGCTCGCGCTAGGATCAAGTGTTCAAGCCGGAGCGGCCAGCCGGCCGGCGCCATGACGTTCGCATCCACGGGAGAAATGCATGCATTCGAAGATCGGCAAGTCGCGTCTGTTCGGGGCGCTGATGCTGGGGTTGCTGTCTGGCGGGGTTGCGGCGCAGGGGCGCACGTTGAGCGCGAACGATTACGCGCAGGCCGAGCGCTTGATGATGTACAACACCATGCCGCTGGTGGATCACGCGGTGCAGAAGGTCAACTGGCTTGATGACGGCCACTTCTGGTTCGTCGACCACGACGCCAGCGGTGACCATTTCCTCAAGATGGACGCTGCCAGCGGCAAGACCATGCCGTTGTTCGATCAGGCGCGGCTGGCTGCAGCACTGGGCAAGGTCAGCGCCAAAAGCGTCGACGCCAGCAAGCTGCCGGTGCGCAGCTACGAAGTGATGCCTGATGGCCGCGTCGATGTGGGCTTGCGCAGCAAGCACTACGTGTGTGACCTCGCTACGGCGGAGGCAAGCTGCGTTGATCGCACCAAGCTGGTGAAAACCGGTGACGAGCCGGGCGCGCTGTCGCCCGACAAAAAGTCCGAAGCCTTCATCCGCAACTGGAACCTGTGGCTGCGCGACGTGGCCAGCGGCAAGGAAACCCAGCTAACCACCGACGGCGTGGAGAACTTCGGCTACGCCACCGACAA
Coding sequences within:
- a CDS encoding S-ribosylhomocysteine lyase, producing MKSATTVLAMAEIQALGWQARWVGELDHGLLRAPSVKLRSARCGRKGDVVYGVDLRVCRPNADQYLSTTALHSLEHVLLEGLQRHLPEHFISVGVMGCQTGFYLVFLNEGRAEVLCDVLAEIFAELLDATEVPYQHSEQCGNYRNHDLRQAQDVARRILQARARWLEAT
- a CDS encoding FAD-binding oxidoreductase, which codes for MIDLAVLHGIVGEQHVLTGDAAAPYLSDWRGRYIGAALAVVRPGSTAEFAALVRLCADAGVPVVPQGGNTGLCGGATPDASGRAVLLSTQRLNRIRAIDRDNDTMDVEAGCVLQEVQQAAHEVGRLFPLSLGSEGSCTVGGNLATNAGGTQVLRYGTMRELTLGLEVVTAQGDIWHGLRGLRKDNTGYDLRDLYIGSEGTLGIITAATLKLYPLPVARCTALLALSSIEDAIRTLTLARQGFGASLTGFELMAGNCLQAVQRCFPAQQLPFDAVSAALPWFALLELSDSESEARARERFETVLGEAIEAGCVRDAVIAGSLAQSRALWHLRESIPLAERELGKCIKHDISIPVSRMAAFVRDTNQALQQAFPGVQHVIFGHLGDGNLHYNVAHGEHGSESDLLARQDAVFEVVHDRVHAVGGSISAEHGVGQLKRDALSRYKDPVELALMHRVKRALDPLGIMNPDRVLPPAAI
- the ubiG gene encoding bifunctional 2-polyprenyl-6-hydroxyphenol methylase/3-demethylubiquinol 3-O-methyltransferase UbiG produces the protein MNQFSNADAQEIAKFDRVSKLWWDAQGKMGMLHTINPLRRNFITDQITTTQPRIVDVGCGGGILAEALSLAGAQVTGIDLSDLSLQVARQHAHEQGLNIDYRYQNAEQLAKEQPGSFDVVTCMEMLEHVPDPSQVIAACARLLKPGGRAVFSTINRTPKAFLFAIVGGEYVLRLLPRGTHSYRKLIRPLELRAWAAAAGLDFLEIASLMYNPLSRRFHVDAGREDVNYMAAFIKRGEH
- a CDS encoding sedoheptulose 7-phosphate cyclase, which translates into the protein MSTLARWQVSHQRSISYDIIATSALLDPANSSLLAAGRVDGGRRFVVVDEQVAGYHGAALESYFAQHGIDARIVHFSGGEAAKTVDAYLQLVRELDDFPIHRRDEPIIAIGGGVLTDVVGFVAGSYRRGVPHIKVPTTLMGYVDAAVGIKTGINFNGRKNRLGSFEPPLQVLLDRSFLTTLPLRHMLNGMCEILKLAVIKDAALFAQLEHHGAASIANAFQDGDGGVMLDRSISGMLEELQPNLFEDVLARSVDFGHTFSYGLEAHYTEHLLHGEAVLLDIAVSVLIARQRGLLDAAACERVFTLIGTLGIVPLVELLDIDLMWNALLDRVEHRNGSQHVPLPDGIGRCVFVNDITAAELSSAITLLRDRTTRKNEPVLEC
- a CDS encoding sugar phosphate isomerase/epimerase family protein; the encoded protein is MGNVQLSYSTFGLTQLDFLAAIDAVGAAGYEGVEISFHRDQFNPFNIDDAYLAQVKQRLALAGVQPACVATASHFFDPLRPHEPSLMDIDLAGRKRRIDLVKRGIHVARQLDAPLVTFGSGFIRAEHVAHPSIDAHALLVESIRECLAEIRPGEDITLLIEPEPGMLVETIEDGLALIEAVGSKHFRLHVDLCHAYCSEPDYIAELARAAPMTRYLHISDTRQGYNLKIVADAAQLAFDMKHASTLVYFPDNADFLLLDPAHPSYFSDMPPTAERARRIDLLLARAGVTGPAKRVDYGSLYAGSSALDDEIFTYLISVPGLSFDVLERARPIIGYLRGAQQPPLVHGMVANTLTGVVHFHEIPGEGTLDFAASFKALTTHGFSGYGSVELYHHVAEWKQALAGSYLHLAGLVADSARDAA
- a CDS encoding UbiA family prenyltransferase, yielding MRRFLALSRSAHGMLDVALPGFAALLWLGSFPAWPVLLLSLATAAAGYTAIYALNDLLGVKTDQEKFAGAGINSGYSVEASQLRYPLAQKLLSMRSALAWFGCWYVLALVGAYLLNPPLVIIVLAAAVLEVAYCQLLKVTYWRTLVSGLVKSCGPLAAVFVVQHDPSLPLLGVMLAWIVLWEIGGQNIPADWNDIEEDRRVGARTIPLAIGTRASGYLVLITLGLSVLASLWLPLMSPRPLGLAYLLPSALAGGFLLLWPAWRLHCSSDSRDAAALFDRASYYPLVQLALITVFVIVQRPG